In Macadamia integrifolia cultivar HAES 741 chromosome 13, SCU_Mint_v3, whole genome shotgun sequence, one DNA window encodes the following:
- the LOC122059791 gene encoding RING-H2 finger protein ATL73-like, whose product MDKFISPTQSPTASISSAVVPNGPSLDFNVIVILAAMLCALVCALGLNSKLQCVVRGTHRALTQPIQWVASRHLNSGLKKKDMVALPTSTYATTSGSPTYTSNCAICLVDFSDGDRIRVLPKCNHRFHVACIDTWLLSHSSCPTCRHQLKCNDDYDKQVEIV is encoded by the coding sequence atGGATAAATTCATATCTCCAACTCAAAGCCCCACTGCAAGCATCTCATCCGCAGTAGTACCAAATGGACCATCTCTGGACTTCAATGTTATAGTCATCCTTGCTGCCATGTTATGTGCTTTAGTCTGTGCCCTTGGCCTCAATTCCAAGCTTCAGTGTGTGGTTAGAGGCACTCACCGTGCACTAACCCAACCTATCCAATGGGTTGCCTCTCGCCACTTGAACTCAGGGCTTAAGAAGAAGGACATGGTAGCACTACCTACTTCAACATACGCGACCACGTCCGGCTCACCAACTTACACTTCCAATTGTGCTATTTGCCTTGTGGACTTCTCCGATGGTGACCGGATACGAGTACTACCTAAGTGTAATCACCGGTTTCATGTCGCTTGCATCGATACTTGGCTTCTTTCTCATTCCTCCTGCCCTACTTGCCGGCATCAACTCAAGTGTAACGACGACTATGATAAGCAGGTAGAGATAGTGTGA
- the LOC122059903 gene encoding eukaryotic translation initiation factor 3 subunit A-like produces the protein MATFAKPENALKRAEELINVGQKQAALQALHDLITSKRYRAWQKTLEKIMFKYVELCVDMRKGRFAKDGLIQYRIVCQQVNVNSLEEVIKHFMHLSTEKAEQARSQAQALEEALDVDDLEADKRPEDLMLSYVSGEKGKDRSDRELVTPWFKFLWETYRTVLEILRNNSKLEALYAMTAHRAFQFCKQYKRTTEFRRLCEIIRNHLANLNKYRDQRDRPDLSSPESLQLYLDTRFEQLKIATEVRLWQEAFRSVEDIHGLMCMVKKTPKPSLMVIYYAKLTEIFWVSDSHLYHAYAWYKLFTLQKNYNKNLTQKDLQLIASSVVLAALSVTPYDHMHGASHLELENEKERNLRMASLIGFNLDPKRESREVLSRASLLPELVSKGVMTCVTQEVKDLYHLLEHEFLPLDLASKVQPLLSKISKLGGKLASASFVSEIQLSQYIPALEKLATLRLLQQVSQVYQTMKIEVLSRMIPFFDFSIVEKISVDAVKYNFITMKVDHKKGAIVFGNLDLESDRLRDSLTVLAESLNKARTLIYPPVKKASRLGETLPALAEIVDKEHKRLLARKSIIEKRKEEHERQMLEMEREEESKRLKIQKITEEAEQKRLATEYSRREEQRIRREIEERELEEAQALLQEAEKRSKKKGKKPVIEGEKVTKQTLIELALSEQLRERQEMEKKLQKLAKTMDYMERAKREEEAPLIEAAYQKRLVEEEILHEHEQQQEIELSRQRYSGDLQEKNRLAHMLEQKNIFQEKIVSRREAEFNKLKMEREERIRHLLQARKLERETKRKLILHLKSEEERLKRLEEEEAARKHEELERRKKEEAERLAKLNEIAEKQRKREKELEEKERLMRESQLGRSAEPPTKSVEPPSGGRQPEPVAVAAAAAAAPPSSGKYVPRFRRDRQEGSGGAPPPEPDRWSRQDDRPPQSSDRWRSDDRREDRRPLFGSGSSRSSTWSSSRLPRGGTEQ, from the exons ATGGCGACTTTTGCGAAACCAGAGAACGCCCTGAAGCGTGCCGAAG AGTTAATCAATGTCGGGCAGAAGCAAGCAGCTTTGCAAGCTCTTCATGATCTGATCACTTCGAAGCGGTACAGAGCATGGCAGAAGACACTTGAGAAGATAATGTTTAAGTATGTAGAGCTCTGTGTGGACATGCGAAAGGGTAGATTTGCCAAGGATGGTCTGATCCAATATCGTATTGTATGCCAGCAAGTGAATGTTAATTCATTAGAGGAGGTGATCAAACACTTTATGCATCTGTCCACTGAGAAAGCAGAGCAAGCTCGAAGTCAGGCTCAGGCCCTGGAAGAAGCTCTGGATGTTGATGATCTGGAAGCGGATAAAAGACCAGAAGACCTAATGCTAAGCTATGTCAgtggagagaaaggaaaggacaGGTCTGATCGTGAACTTGTAACCCCATGGTTCAAATTCTTGTGGGAAACCTACAGAACAGTGCTTGAGATTTTGCGTAACAACTCAAAGTTGGAAGCACTTTATGCG ATGACGGCACACCGGGCTTTCCAGTTCTGTAAGCAGTACAAACGAACTACAGAGTTTCGCAGGTTATGTGAAATTATCAGGAATCATCTGGCAAATCTTAATAAATACAGAGACCAGAGGGACCGACCTGACCTGTCATCTCCAGAAAGCTTGCAGCTTTATCTTGATACAAGGTTCGAGCAGCTCAAGATTGCAACTGAAGTCAGACTTTGGCAG GAAGCTTTCCGTTCAGTTGAAGATATTCATGGATTGATGTGCATGGTTAAGAAAACCCCCAAGCCATCCTTGATGGTTATATATTATGCTAAACTGACGGAGATATTTTGGGTTTCGGACAGCCATCTTTATCATGCTTATGCATGGTACAAACTTTTCACACTTCAGAAAAATTATAACAAGAATTTAACCCAGAAGGATTTGCAATTGATAGCATCATCAGTTGTTTTAGCTGCACTTTCTGTAACCCCTTATGATCACATGCATGGGGCATCTCATTTGGAGCTTGAaaatgagaaggagagaaatcTGAGGATGGCCAGCCTTATAGGGTTTAATCTTGACCCTAAACGCGAGAGCAGGGAAGTG cTCTCGAGGGCTTCACTTCTTCCGGAGCTG GTTTCGAAAGGTGTAATGACCTGTGTAACTCAGGAAGTAAAAGATCTTTACCATCTTTTAGAGCACGAATTTCTCCCTTTAGATCTTGCTTCTAAAGTCCAGCCACTGCTGAGCAAGATTTCCAAACTTGGAGGGAAGCTTGCCTCCGCTTCTTTTGTTTCAGAGATACAGCTATCGCAGTATATTCCTGCCCTTGAAAAACTTGCTACTTTGAGATTGCTGCAACAG GTTTCCCAGGTTTATCAGACGATGAAGATTGAGGTGCTATCTAGGATGATCCCATTTTTTGATTTCTCCATTGTGGAAAAGATTTCTGTTGATGCTGTTAAATATAATTTCATCACCATGAAAGTTGACCATAAGAAGGGTGCTATTGTATTTGGTAATTTG GACCTTGAATCAGACAGGCTTCGCGATAGCCTTACCGTTCTTGCTGAATCTCTTAATAAAGCAAGGACCCTGATTTATCCTCCAGTGAAGAAAGCATCCAGATTAGGTGAAACTTTGCCTGCTTTAGCTGAGATTGTGGATAAAGAACACAAGAGGCTTCTTGCTCGGAAATCGATAATTGAGAAACGCAAGGAAGAACATGAACGGCAAATGCTGGAAATG GAGCGAGAGGAAGAGTCTAAGAGATTAAAAATACAGAAGATAACCGAAGAGGCAGAACAGAAGAGACTTGCTACTGAATATTCCCGAAGGGAGGAACAAAGGATTCGCCGGGAAATTGAAGAGAGGGAACTGGAAGAAGCCCAAGCTTTGCTTCAGGAAGCAGAGAAACGTagtaaaaagaagggaaagaagccAGTCATAGAAGGA GAGAAAGTGACCAAACAGACATTGATTGAATTGGCTTTGAGTGAGCAACTCAGAGAGAGGcaggaaatggagaagaaattACAGAAACTTGCCAAAACAATGGATTATATGGAAAGAgcaaagagagaagaggaggcaCCTTTAATAGAGGCTGCATATCAAAAGCGGCTGGTGGAAGAAGAAATACTTCATGAGCATGAGCAGCAG CAAGAGATTGAGCTGAGCAGACAGCGGTATTCAGGAGACCTACAGGAGAAGAACAGGCTGGCTCATATGTTGGAACAGAAG AACATATTCCAGGAGAAAATTGTTAGTCGTCGAGAAGCTgaatttaataaattaaagatggagagagaggagCGAATCAGGCATCTTCTGCAGGCACGTAAGCTGGAGAGGGAGACTAAGAGGAAGTTGATACTTCATCTCAAATCTGAAGAGGAGAGGTTGAAAAGGTTGGAGGAAGAGGAGGCTGCTCGGAAGCATGAAG AGCTTGAGAGgcgaaagaaggaagaagcagaacGTCTTGCAAAGTTGAATGAAATTGCTGAAAAGCAGAGGAAGAGGGAAAAGGAAttggaagagaaggagaggttGATGAGAGAGTCTCAATTGGGAAGGTCAGCTGAGCCACCAACAAAGTCTGTTGAGCCTCCTTCAGGGGGCCGCCAGCCAGAACCcgtagcagtagcagcagcagcagctgcTGCACCACCATCTTCTGGGAAATATGTTCCCAGGTTTCGGCGGGACAGGCAAGAGGGCTCTGGAGGTGCTCCACCTCCGGAACCTGATAGGTGGAGCAGACAGGATGATCGTCCACCCCAATCCAGTGACAGGTGGCGTAGTGATGACCGACGGGAAGACCGTCGGCCCTTATTCGGGAGTGGTAGCTCAAGGTCCTCCACATGGTCATCGTCAAGGCTCCCTCGTGGTGGAACTGAACAGTGA
- the LOC122059279 gene encoding uncharacterized protein LOC122059279 gives MAFLLANLSPSLLVQAKSKEKLIRQSSLPKPTPSPPLLSSFPLTKLETPPLRRAQDNDLPSAQDKQKNDFYVNIGLAVRTLREDLPSIFSKDLNYDIYRDDITFVDPLNTFTGIENYKLISWALRFHSRILFREIALEVYRVWQPSENVILIRWNLKGVPRVPWETRGQFQGTSRYKLDRNGKIYEHKVDNLAFNFPQPLIPTASVLDFVVACPASPNPTFLWGPTEPYTSAWLEFYRAVRETLYSEGHLLMQEGLVRCT, from the exons ATGGCGTTTCTTCTGGctaatctctctccctctcttcttgtACAAGCCAAATCGAAAGAGAAGCTCATCCGCCAAAGTTCTCTACCAAAACCCAccccttcccctcctctcctctcttcctttccTCTCACCAAGCTCGAAACTCCACCCCTTCGGCGTGCGCAGGATAACGACCTACCCAGTGCTCAAGATAAGCAGAAGAATGATTTCTACGTCAATATCGGCCTTGCTGTGCGGACCCTCAGAGAGGACTTGCCTTCAATCTTCTCTAAGGACCTCAATTACGACATTTACAG AGATGATATAACGTTCGTAGACCCATTGAACACTTTCACCGGAATTGAGAACTACAAATTGATCTCCTGGGCCCTGCGTTTCCATAGCCGAATTCTGTTTCGGGAGATTGCCCTCGAGGTTTATAGGGTATGGCAGCCTTCTGAGAATGTTATACTGATCAGATGGAATTTGAAGGGTGTTCCCAGGGTTCCATGGGAGACAAGGGGTCAATTTCAGGGGACTTCGAGGTATAAATTGGACAGGAATGGAAAAATTTACGAACACAAAGTGGACAATTTGGCGTTTAATTTCCCACAGCCATTGATACCGACTGCTTCCGTGTTGGATTTTGTTGTTGCGTGCCCAGCTAGCCCCAATCCGACATTCTTATGGGGGCCAACTGAACCATACACGTCCGCATGGTTGGAGTTTTATCGGGCAGTGAGGGAGACATTGTATAGTGAAGGACATTTGCTTATGCAAGAAGGGTTGGTTAGGTGTACATAA
- the LOC122060250 gene encoding metal tolerance protein 10-like — MVGGARSDSLDYRTELLSPTPEGETVIVPIGQSWKLNFDDFRLPEQQYPRIRFGNLFTLRKKRKIAKYYRKQENLVKGFNEMETMTELGCLPGSLTEGEQKELAKSEKTAIYASNIANLVLFIAKVYASTESRSLAVIASTLDSLLDLLSGFILWFTDYSMRNPNQYRYPIGKKRMQPVGIVVFASIMATLGFQILLEAVRQLIEKSQPSLDRKKEKWMIGIMVSVTIVKFMLMIFCRRFKNEIVQAYAQDHFFDVITNSTGLVSAVLAVRYYWWIDPTGAIVIALYTMSTWARTVLENVRSLIGRTAPPDYLSKLTYLVWNHHKEIKHIDTVRAYTFGFHYFVEVDIVLPEDMPLIQAHNIGEALQEKLEQLPEVERAFVHIDFGFTHKPEHKPKD, encoded by the exons ATGGTAGGTGGAGCTCGCAGTGACTCCTTGGACTACAGAACAGAGCTTCTATCTCCAACTCCAGAGGGAGAAACAGTTATAGTACCAATTGGGCAGTCATGGAAGCTCAATTTCGATGACTTTCGGTTACCAGAGCAACAGTACCCCCGAATTCGATTCGGAAACTTATTTACTCTCA ggaaaaaaagaaagattgctAAGTACTACAGGAAGCAAGAAAACCTTGTGAAAGGTTTCAATGAAATGGAGACAATGACTGAATTGGGTTGTTTGCCTGGAAGTCTCACAGAG GGGGAACAGAAGGAGCTTGCAAAGAGTGAAAAGACAGCAATATATGCATCAAACATAGCAAACCTAGTGCTTTTCATTGCAAAAGTGTATGCTTCCACTGAAAGCAGATCCTTGGCAGTGATTGCATCTACTCTGGACTCTCTTTTGGATCTCTTATCAGGCTTCATTCTATGGTTTACTGACTATTCCATGAGAAATCCTAACCAGTATAGATATCCAATTGGCAAGAAGAGGATGCAACCAGTG GGTATTGTTGTTTTTGCTTCAATAATGGCAACTCTAGGGTTCCAGATATTGTTGGAGGCTGTGCGGCAACTCATTGAAAAG TCTCAACCCTCTTTGGACCGTAAGAAAGAGAAATGGATGATAGGAATAATGGTTTCCGTTACAATCGTAAAATTTATGCTGATGATATTTTGCCGAAGATTCAAAAACGAAATTGTTCAAGCCTATGCTCAAGACCATTTCTTTGATGTGATTACCAACTCAACGGGTCTAGTATCGGCCGTCCTTGCAGTTCGATATTATTGGTGGATTGATCCCACGGGAGCTATAGTA ATAGCTTTATACACAATGAGTACATGGGCGAGGACGGTTTTGGAGAACGTACGGTCATTAATAGGGCGAACTGCGCCGCCGGATTATTTATCAAAACTAACATATTTAGTATGGAACCACCATAAAGAGATCAAACATATTGATACAGTTAGGGCCTATACATTTGGATTTCACTACTTTGTGGAGGTAGACATAGTCCTACCAGAGGACATGCCTCTAATTCAAGCACATAATATTGGTGAGGCACTCCAAGAGAAGCTTGAGCAACTCCCAGAGGTGGAGAGAGCTTTTGTTCATATAGACTTTGGGTTCACTCACAAGCCTGAACATAAGCCCAAGGactag